One region of Miscanthus floridulus cultivar M001 chromosome 19, ASM1932011v1, whole genome shotgun sequence genomic DNA includes:
- the LOC136525211 gene encoding putative cyclin-dependent kinase F-2, with the protein MSGAVAVAPTARKRPAPDQEARAAADANKRLRHSGPRSIDEFELLEVLGEGAEGVVRRGRDRRTGKMVALKWIGGDGPDGHGPPDRRALAMEAGCLHACRGHPSIIGIQDVAADPRTGDVHLVLELVHGGSSLRDSMWRPLSEDVVREMMRQLVSAAKKIHGVGFIHRDMKPENILVCPFGELKVCDFGSATRQKPAGKEHEAYPIGTLQYISPELLNGNWYYGPAIDMWGLGCIMAELLSGETLFHAETHEEMLDEMSELRDRMASAAEKLDPECVADLSEDGRDVLAGLLAFCPEKRLTAAEALEHPWFKNFKSPWMHDIV; encoded by the coding sequence ATGTCtggggcggtggcggtggcgccgACGGCTCGCAAGCGTCCGGCACCGGACCAAGAAGCACGCGCTGCTGCTGACGCGAACAAGCGACTGCGGCACAGCGGTCCCCGAAGCATCGACGAGTTCGAGCTGTTAGAGGTGCTCGGCGAGGGTGCCGAAGGCGTCGTGCGCAGGGGGCGCGACCGCCGCACCGGCAAGATGGTGGCGCTCAAGTGGATCGGCGGCGATGGGCCCGACGGCCACGGGCCTCCTGACCGCCGCGCGCTCGCCATGGAGGCCGGCTGCCTCCACGCGTGCCGCGGCCACCCCTCGATCATCGGGATCCAGGATGTCGCCGCCGACCCCAGGACCGGGGACGTCCACCTTGTGTTGGAGCTGGTCCACGGCGGGTCAAGCCTCCGCGACTCCATGTGGAGGCCCTTGTCCGAGGACGTGGTCCGCGAGATGATGCGGCAGCTCGTCAGCGCTGCCAAGAAGATTCATGGTGTCGGGTTCATCCATCGGGACATGAAGCCAGAGAATATCCTCGTCTGCCCTTTCGGCGAGCTCAAAGTCTGCGATTTTGGATCGGCGACGCGACAGAAGCCTGCCGGGAAGGAGCATGAGGCGTACCCCATCGGGACGCTGCAGTATATCTCGCCGGAGCTGCTCAACGGCAATTGGTACTACGGCCCAGCTATCGACATGTGGGGGCTCGGGTGCATTATGGCGGAGCTTCTAAGCGGTGAGACTCTGTTCCACGCAGAGACACATGAGGAGATGCTTGACGAGATGTCCGAGCTTCGAGATCGGATGGCCTCTGCTGCGGAGAAGCTTGATCCGGAGTGCGTGGCAGATCTGTCGGAGGATGGGCGTGATGTGCTGGCGGGCCTGCTGGCCTTCTGCCCTGAGAAGAGGCTCACCGCGGCGGAAGCGCTTGAGCACCCGTGGTTCAAGAACTTCAAGTCACCCTGGATGCATGACATTGTTTAG
- the LOC136525760 gene encoding uncharacterized protein translates to MAEPTTADLAKLICTLIASISNLQGQVAALQQERKFDPLAFINRYESYFHQQRIAVEEQVWMASYNLEAGAQMWFLQVQQDEDTPSWCRFSELLNLCFGPPIRSNPLGELMACKRMGFVTEYQDRFEALLPRVGTLTEAQWV, encoded by the exons ATGGCTGAGCCAACCACAGCAGACTTGGCAAAGCTCATCTGCACCCTGATCGCCTCCATCAGCAACCTCCAGGGCCAGGTCGCCGCGCTGCAGCAGGAGCG CAAGTTCGACCCGCTCGCGTTCATCAATCGTTATGAGTCATACTTTCATCAGCAGCGCATCGCGGTGGAAGAACAAGTTTGGATGGCATCCTACAACTTGGAGGCCGGCGCACAGATGTGGTTCCTCCAAGTGCAGCAAGACGAGGACACTCCATCCTGGTGCCGCTTCTCTGAGCTCCTGAACCTCTGTTTTGGGCCGCCGATCCGCTCTAATCCGCTGGGTGAACTCATGGCGTGCAAGCGGATGGGCTTCGTCACCGAGTATCAGGATCGGTTTGAGGCCTTACTGCCTCGCGTGGGCACGCTGACGGAGGCACAATGGGTGTAG